A window of Lentibacillus sp. Marseille-P4043 contains these coding sequences:
- the rplS gene encoding 50S ribosomal protein L19, translated as MQKLIEDITKDQLRTDHPDFRAGDTLKVHVKVVEGTRERIQVFEGVVIKRQNGGISETFTVRKLSYGVGVERTFPLHSPRVAKIEVSRRGIVRRAKLYYLRNLRGKAARIKERR; from the coding sequence ATGCAAAAATTAATCGAAGACATCACAAAAGATCAGCTTCGCACAGATCATCCTGATTTTCGTGCGGGTGACACTCTGAAAGTTCATGTTAAAGTTGTTGAAGGAACTCGTGAACGTATTCAGGTGTTTGAAGGCGTTGTTATCAAGCGTCAAAATGGTGGAATTAGCGAAACATTTACGGTAAGAAAACTTTCTTATGGTGTAGGTGTTGAACGTACTTTCCCATTACACTCACCAAGAGTTGCGAAAATTGAAGTTTCCCGTCGTGGTATTGTACGTCGTGCTAAACTATACTATCTTCGTAATCTACGTGGTAAAGCTGCACGTATTAAAGAACGTCGGTAA
- the ylqF gene encoding ribosome biogenesis GTPase YlqF gives MPIQWFPGHMAKARREVEEKLKLVDFVMELVDARAPLSSQNPMLQQVLQSKPKMIVLMKKDLADQRETAKWIQYFNQKGSTAVAINVNDKSDIQKVIQIAKELGEKKMEKLKQKGIQPRPARAMIVGIPNVGKSTLINRIANKKIAKIGDRPGVTKQQLWIKVKKDFELLDTPGILWPKFEEELVGYRLAALGTIKDQLLSLQDITAFVINYMQEHYPELIEDRYPIDRDMDDMWDVFVAIGKQRGCLESGGNVNFDKVADIVIRDLRTGKLGKITLESAVD, from the coding sequence ATGCCAATACAATGGTTTCCAGGCCACATGGCGAAAGCGCGCCGAGAAGTGGAAGAGAAATTGAAACTTGTTGATTTTGTTATGGAATTAGTCGATGCACGTGCACCATTATCATCGCAAAATCCCATGCTTCAGCAGGTTCTGCAAAGTAAGCCTAAAATGATCGTTTTAATGAAAAAAGATTTAGCAGATCAACGCGAAACAGCTAAATGGATTCAATATTTCAATCAAAAAGGCAGTACAGCAGTTGCGATTAATGTAAATGACAAGTCAGATATTCAAAAGGTCATTCAAATTGCCAAAGAACTTGGGGAAAAGAAAATGGAAAAATTAAAGCAAAAAGGCATCCAACCTCGTCCTGCCAGAGCAATGATTGTTGGGATCCCTAACGTCGGGAAATCAACCTTGATTAATCGAATTGCGAATAAAAAAATTGCCAAGATAGGTGATCGGCCTGGTGTAACGAAACAACAATTATGGATTAAAGTGAAAAAAGACTTTGAATTACTTGATACACCGGGGATATTATGGCCTAAGTTTGAAGAGGAACTAGTTGGCTATCGTTTGGCAGCATTAGGAACAATAAAAGATCAATTACTTTCCTTGCAAGATATAACAGCCTTTGTGATCAACTATATGCAGGAACATTATCCAGAATTAATTGAAGATAGATATCCGATTGATCGTGATATGGATGACATGTGGGATGTTTTTGTTGCAATTGGAAAACAGCGCGGTTGCCTAGAAAGTGGAGGTAACGTTAATTTTGATAAAGTAGCCGATATTGTCATTCGCGATCTTCGCACAGGGAAACTAGGAAAGATCACATTAGAATCGGCTGTGGATTAG
- a CDS encoding ribonuclease HII has protein sequence MDKKSIAVLKQLFETNEVNNNVIAELRKDERKGVQKLLQRYDREKHKEQVLKQKFAEMCHFEQINYDKGCRYIAGMDEAGRGPLAGPVVAAAVVLPRDFTLLGLNDSKQLNEATRNRFFEIIKRQAVSYGISIVSNQKIDQVNIYEATKLAMYDAINQLDPKPDHVLIDAVNLDNLPCTSEAIVKGDQKSISVAAASILAKVSRDQLMKKIHTEFPMYDFASNMGYGTKHHMDMLEQHGITQYHRKSYAPVRNVAK, from the coding sequence ATGGATAAAAAGTCAATTGCTGTTTTAAAGCAATTATTTGAAACAAATGAAGTGAATAACAATGTAATAGCTGAATTAAGAAAAGATGAACGTAAAGGAGTTCAGAAATTACTCCAACGCTACGATCGTGAAAAGCATAAAGAACAAGTATTGAAACAAAAGTTCGCAGAGATGTGTCATTTTGAACAAATAAATTATGATAAAGGTTGCCGGTATATTGCAGGAATGGATGAAGCTGGCAGAGGTCCACTTGCTGGTCCGGTAGTAGCCGCAGCAGTTGTTTTACCAAGGGATTTTACGTTACTTGGTTTAAACGATTCCAAGCAATTAAATGAAGCAACACGTAATCGTTTTTTTGAAATTATAAAAAGACAAGCGGTAAGTTATGGAATCTCTATCGTCAGTAATCAAAAGATTGATCAAGTTAATATATATGAAGCAACGAAACTTGCAATGTATGATGCCATAAACCAACTTGATCCAAAACCGGATCATGTTTTAATTGATGCGGTTAACCTTGATAATCTTCCTTGTACATCTGAAGCAATTGTAAAGGGAGATCAAAAAAGTATTAGCGTTGCAGCTGCCAGTATTTTGGCAAAGGTTTCACGGGATCAGTTAATGAAAAAAATACATACAGAATTTCCAATGTATGATTTTGCGTCAAATATGGGGTACGGCACAAAGCACCATATGGACATGTTAGAACAACATGGGATTACGCAATATCATCGGAAATCATATGCACCTGTTAGAAATGTAGCTAAGTGA
- the lepB gene encoding signal peptidase I, producing the protein MTKQEKSEWFGWVKALLFAFGLVFVVRMFFFAPIVVDGPSMQPTLHNRDQMIVNKFVYHLHEPERFDIVVFHATEKKDFIKRVIGLPGEHVAVEDETLYIDGKKVAEPFLKEQKEDLQPGEVLTGDFRLEDLPGGYETIPDDYVLVLGDNRSNSTDSRMLGLISMDQIVGKTSLIYWPFDHFQIVKE; encoded by the coding sequence ATGACCAAGCAAGAGAAAAGTGAGTGGTTCGGTTGGGTCAAGGCATTACTTTTTGCATTTGGACTAGTCTTTGTTGTAAGAATGTTCTTTTTTGCACCAATTGTTGTTGATGGTCCATCCATGCAACCCACATTACACAATCGGGACCAAATGATTGTTAATAAGTTTGTTTACCATCTCCATGAACCGGAACGATTCGATATCGTCGTGTTTCATGCAACTGAAAAAAAGGATTTTATTAAACGGGTAATTGGATTACCGGGTGAACATGTAGCTGTTGAAGACGAAACATTATATATTGATGGCAAGAAAGTTGCAGAGCCGTTTTTAAAAGAACAGAAGGAAGACTTGCAACCTGGTGAAGTTTTGACTGGCGATTTTCGTTTAGAGGATCTTCCTGGTGGGTATGAGACAATTCCAGATGATTATGTATTAGTGCTTGGTGATAACCGCAGTAATTCAACGGATAGCCGGATGTTAGGTCTGATTTCTATGGATCAAATCGTTGGAAAGACAAGCCTCATTTACTGGCCGTTTGATCATTTTCAGATAGTAAAAGAATAG